A window of the Helianthus annuus cultivar XRQ/B chromosome 4, HanXRQr2.0-SUNRISE, whole genome shotgun sequence genome harbors these coding sequences:
- the LOC110934102 gene encoding extensin-like, whose protein sequence is MPPRFFRRRGRGKGPITAPNNDEAGPSNARAPSTTESDDPQQNRRNLFEPARRSVSHSSTPPNPYGPRSDYEASNPQPSYIPLQRSLSHNSFGDPTPVFRGRFNPANFLQEPGNFNPLGPEDHFSGDHADDMDEDTDPVEPARGTPNHPIEISDGSSFHGSPYVGPDSFQAMFTRHEWYYTPPRHSPPQQQQQQQQDSPEDPRFVAVTPPPPPPPVQPAPPQPPRRRRTGARMSVRTGDFHFSSPRQSSASHYPPHQEDPQMGGPSQPVAPQPPPMGFDNPIPAYTSSMAYNPFEPPVHNNYNYAEADPYMVTANYNTQGPYGDPWGVGYPTRGYPIPPRPIVRAQSQPPRFSPPEHEEILQRLDYVEREFHRERRERETFFQGLTSLIKGKSKKDR, encoded by the coding sequence ATGCCGCCAAGATTCTTCAGGAGAAGAGGAAGGGGCAAGGGGCCAATCACCGCCCCCAATAATGATGAAGCTGGACCCTCGAATGCGAGAGCTCCATCCACCACGGAGAGTGACGATCCCCAGCAGAAccggaggaacctctttgagccagcTCGACGGTCGGTCTCACACAGTTCAACACCTCCTAACCCTTATGGGCCACGATCGGATTACGAGGCCAGCAACCCTCAACCCTCATACATACCATTACAGCGATCCTTATCGCACAACTCCTTCGGTGACCCTACACCAGTTTTTAGGGGCCGGTTTAACCCGGCAAACTTCCTACAAGAACCAGGAAATTTTAACCCATTAGGTCCAGAGGACCATTTCTCTGGAGATCATGCGgatgacatggacgaggatacggaccctgTCGAGCCTGCCAGGGgcacaccaaaccacccgatagagatctcTGACGGATCTTCCTTTCACGGATCGCCCTATGTTGGTCCTGATAGCTTTCAAGCCATGTTTACCAGGCACGAATGGTACTATACGCCTCCTCGCCATTCGccgcctcagcagcagcaacagcagcaacaagaTTCCCCTGAGGATCCAAGgttcgtggcagtcacgccaccacctcctccgccaccagttcaaccggCACCCCCGCAaccaccaaggcgtaggagaaccgGAGCGCGCATGTCTGTGCGAACAGGAGACTTTCATTTTAGTTCTCCACGCCAATCAAGTgccagccactacccgccacatCAAGAAGATCCACAAATGGGTGGGCCTTCGCAACCAGTTGCACCGCAACCCCCGCctatgggttttgataacccaattccgGCATACACGAGTTCCATGGCGTATAACCCGTTCGAACCGCCAGTGCACAACAACTACAACTATGCCGAAGCAGACCCGTACATGGTAACGGCTAACTATAACACTCAAGGACCCTATGGAGATCCATGGGGAGTAGGATACCCAACTCGTGGGTACCCGATACCTCCCAGACCTATTGTTCGGGCACAATCGCAACCACCAAGGTTCTCCCCACCAGAGCATGAAGAAATTCTGCAAAGATTGGACTATGTAGAGCGAGAATTTCACAGGGAGCGAAGGGAGCGAGAAACGTTCTTCCAGGGACTGACAAGCTTGATCAAAGGGAAGAGCAAGAAGGACCGCTGA